A window from Salvia miltiorrhiza cultivar Shanhuang (shh) chromosome 2, IMPLAD_Smil_shh, whole genome shotgun sequence encodes these proteins:
- the LOC131011277 gene encoding mitochondrial pyruvate carrier 4-like: MASSKFQALWNHPAGPKTIHFWAPTFKWGISIANLADSTKPPEKVSYPQQIAVTATGVIWSRYSTVITPKNWNLFSVNIVMAGTGIYQLSRKIQHDYFSKEQSVVAKE, from the exons ATGGCGAGTTCAAAATTTCAAGCTCTATGGAATCACCCAGCTGGCCCTAAAACCA TTCATTTCTGGGCACCGACCTTCAAATGGGGAATTAGCATTGCTAATCTAGCTGATTCAACTAAACCCCCTGAGAAAGTTTCATATCCCCAACAGATAG CTGTTACAGCAACTGGAGTTATTTGGTCGCGCTATAGCACTGTTATTACTCCT AAGAACTGGAATCTCTTTAGTGTAAACATTGTAATGGCCGGCACAGGCATTTACCAGCTTAGCCGAAAAATTCA GCACGATTATTTCAGCAAGGAGCAATCTGTTGTGGCGAAGGAATGA